A genomic window from Candidatus Methylomirabilota bacterium includes:
- a CDS encoding DNA-formamidopyrimidine glycosylase family protein, which translates to MPELPDVTVYIEALAPRIVGRRLERVRLVSPFVLRSVDPPWSALVGQTVRGLRRLGKRIAIGFQDELFLILHLMIAGRLHWKPAAAKVPARIGLAAFDFSSGTLLLTEAGSTRRAALYVVRGEPGLREHDPGGLEALEADLPAFRAALTRESHTLKRVLTDPRLFSGIGNAYSDEILHRAKLSPVRLTRQLTEAEIARLFQATRSTLTEWTERLRREAGQGFPEHVTAFHPAMAVHGRYGQPWPNCGPPVQRIVYAENETNYCARCQTGGRLLADRALSRLLKQDWPRTLEEQDELRGGGPSGAASPTRRS; encoded by the coding sequence ATGCCCGAGTTGCCGGACGTCACCGTCTACATCGAGGCTCTCGCGCCGCGGATCGTCGGCCGGCGGCTCGAGCGGGTCCGCCTGGTGAGCCCGTTCGTCCTCCGCTCCGTCGATCCGCCCTGGTCGGCGCTCGTCGGGCAGACGGTGCGCGGCCTCCGCCGACTCGGCAAGCGCATCGCCATCGGCTTCCAGGACGAGCTCTTCCTGATCCTCCACCTGATGATCGCCGGGCGCCTCCACTGGAAGCCGGCCGCCGCGAAGGTGCCGGCCAGGATCGGTCTGGCCGCCTTCGACTTTTCCTCGGGCACCCTCCTCCTCACGGAGGCGGGCTCGACGCGGCGGGCGGCCCTCTACGTCGTGCGTGGAGAGCCCGGGCTCCGAGAACACGACCCCGGGGGCCTCGAGGCGCTCGAGGCGGACCTTCCTGCCTTCCGGGCCGCGCTCACGCGCGAGAGCCACACGCTCAAGCGCGTGCTCACCGACCCCCGGCTCTTCAGCGGAATCGGCAATGCCTACTCGGACGAGATCCTTCACCGGGCGAAGCTCTCGCCCGTGCGCCTGACCCGGCAGCTCACCGAGGCCGAGATCGCACGGCTGTTCCAGGCCACGCGGTCCACGCTCACCGAGTGGACCGAGCGCCTGCGGCGCGAGGCCGGGCAGGGCTTTCCCGAGCACGTCACGGCATTCCACCCGGCGATGGCCGTCCATGGCCGCTACGGCCAGCCGTGGCCGAACTGCGGGCCGCCCGTGCAGCGGATCGTCTATGCCGAGAACGAGACCAATTACTGCGCGCGCTGTCAGACCGGCGGCCGGCTCCTCGCCGACCGCGCCCTCTCGCGCCTCCTCAAGCAGGACTGGCCGCGAACCCTCGAGGAGCAGGATGAGCTGCGCGGGGGCGGGCCGTCGGGCGCGGCCTCCCCAACGCGTCGGAGCTAA